One part of the Anaerolineales bacterium genome encodes these proteins:
- a CDS encoding ABC transporter permease subunit → MKKIGVLIAKEWAEVFRNKLVIFSVVFMPLVFAVIPLGMLYTTIGADLSAVQSEFGPLLAALNTACGPLEGIQCTQLILLQQFLVLFLLMPAIIPITIASYSIVGEKTTRTLEPLLATPITTGELLAGKAFAAALPALLASLGSFTIFAIGTGILAGSEVAARLLSPLWLLGIFVVGPLLSVTGVSLAIMISSRVNDPRAAEQLAALLILPVMALFLGQMFGAVTLNQTLLLSIAGALVFVDLALLYFAIRLFQRETILTRWR, encoded by the coding sequence ATGAAGAAGATAGGCGTACTGATCGCCAAAGAATGGGCGGAAGTGTTCCGCAACAAACTGGTGATCTTCAGCGTGGTCTTCATGCCGCTGGTCTTTGCAGTCATCCCACTCGGCATGCTTTACACCACCATAGGCGCGGATCTGAGCGCGGTGCAATCGGAGTTTGGGCCGCTGTTGGCGGCGCTCAACACCGCATGCGGCCCGCTGGAAGGCATCCAGTGTACGCAGCTGATCCTGCTGCAGCAGTTCCTGGTGCTGTTCCTGCTCATGCCCGCCATCATCCCGATCACCATCGCTTCCTACAGCATTGTGGGCGAGAAGACCACGCGCACCCTGGAGCCACTGTTGGCCACTCCGATCACTACCGGCGAGCTGTTAGCAGGCAAGGCCTTTGCAGCGGCGCTGCCGGCGTTGTTGGCAAGCCTGGGCAGTTTCACCATCTTTGCAATTGGCACCGGCATATTGGCGGGCAGCGAAGTGGCGGCGCGTCTGCTTTCGCCGCTGTGGCTGCTAGGAATTTTTGTGGTCGGCCCCCTGCTTTCGGTCACCGGGGTAAGCCTGGCGATCATGATCTCTTCACGGGTCAATGACCCGCGCGCCGCGGAACAGCTGGCCGCCCTGCTGATCTTGCCGGTGATGGCCCTATTCCTGGGCCAGATGTTCGGGGCAGTAACGTTGAACCAAACGCTGTTACTAAGCATCGCCGGCGCGTTGGTATTCGTTGATCTGGCGCTGTTATATTTTGCGATCCGTTTGTTTCAACGCGAAACCATATTGACGCGTTGGAGGTAA
- a CDS encoding deoxynucleoside kinase, with translation MYIAIEGVIGVGKTTLARLLQERFEAELRLEVFDENPFLSDFYGDRARYAFQTQIFFLLSRYHQQNRFAPDILNQGKNLITDYTFAKDALFARINLVGDELEMYYNVHDALAEKIQLPELIVYLQASTDVLMQRIARRDRPYERQMERAYIDTLNQAYEGFFDDYIKGVPVLRIATDELDIVSSPQAQAHVEQLIREALRSAPRQTQLPLE, from the coding sequence ATGTACATTGCGATCGAGGGCGTGATCGGGGTGGGGAAGACCACCTTGGCGCGCCTGCTGCAGGAGCGTTTTGAGGCTGAGCTGCGCCTCGAAGTCTTTGACGAAAACCCGTTTTTGTCAGATTTCTATGGTGATCGAGCGCGCTATGCTTTTCAGACCCAGATCTTCTTTCTGCTCAGCCGCTATCATCAGCAGAACCGTTTTGCGCCTGACATTCTGAATCAGGGCAAGAACCTGATTACGGATTACACCTTTGCCAAAGATGCCTTGTTCGCGCGCATCAACCTGGTGGGCGATGAGCTGGAGATGTACTACAACGTGCATGATGCGCTGGCTGAGAAGATCCAGCTGCCGGAGCTCATCGTATACCTGCAAGCCTCCACAGATGTGCTCATGCAACGCATTGCCCGCCGTGACCGCCCCTACGAACGCCAGATGGAGCGAGCGTACATCGACACGCTCAACCAGGCTTATGAAGGCTTCTTTGACGACTATATAAAGGGGGTCCCCGTACTGCGCATTGCCACCGATGAGCTGGATATTGTTAGCAGCCCGCAAGCGCAAGCGCACGTGGAGCAACTGATACGCGAGGCGCTACGATCCGCCCCGCGCCAAACCCAATTGCCGCTCGAATAA